A region from the Lepidochelys kempii isolate rLepKem1 chromosome 16, rLepKem1.hap2, whole genome shotgun sequence genome encodes:
- the DOLK gene encoding dolichol kinase, translating into MSLTGTMLNKPVLLESLIVFIIVLCVHTVVWDRYSWCAIALAVQAFYVQFKWDRLLQLGGAVFQFRTTANSGLLPASMVIPLLGIVMKERCKAAGIVYFERFGIVVASTGMVVALFLSVIAVGITRPVPTNTCILSGIAGSIILYTMKYSLTVSEVIEVLEVLLIFVYLSMILLYLLPRCFTPGEALLVLGSISFILKQLIKRSLNVIEGKGNPADFVLLVAVAGVVLLGIFFTALFFFMDSGTWTSSMFFHMMTAVLGLGVLMPWLYHLIQRNPLLWLLQFLVQTQTRVYLLVYWTLLAASACMVVLYQNSKRSSESKKHQASTITRKYFHFIVVATYIPGLIYDHQLLYIAAVLCLVVFVLLEYIRYFRIKPFGQTLRHLLTLFLDERDSGPLILTHIYLLVGMSLPVWLFPRPCAPKGTLSGAGALVPYSGVLAVGVGDTIASIFGSTIGEIKWPGTKKTFEGTMTAIFAQIIAVALILIFDGRVNLNTSYAWILGSISLVSLLEAYTTQIDNLLLPLYLQILLMA; encoded by the coding sequence ATGTCGCTGACCGGAACCATGTTAAACAAACCAGTGCTTTTGGAATCCCTGATTGTGTTCATCATTGTGTTGTGTGTGCACACGGTAGTTTGGGACCGGTATTCCTGGTGTGCTATTGCTCTTGCTGTTCAGGCTTTTTATGTCCAATTTAAATGGGACCGTCTACTCCAACTGGGTGGGGCCGTATTCCAATTTCGGACGACAGCTAACAGTGGCCTCCTACCAGCTAGTATGGTCATCCCACTCCTGGGGATTGTGATGAAGGAGCGATGCAAGGCTGCCGGCATTGTGTACTTTGAACGTTTTGGCATAGTTGTGGCCTCCACAGGCATGGTGGTAGCCCTCTTCCTATCTGTAATAGCAGTTGGCATCACAAGGCCTGTGCCAACTAACACCTGCATACTTTCAGGCATTGCTGGCAGTATAATCCTCTATACCATGAAGTATTCTTTAACTGTTTCTGAAGTGATAGAGGTTCTGGAAGTGCTGCTTATTTTTGTCTACCTCAGTATGATCTTGCTTTACCTATTACCTCGATGTTTTACTCCTGGGGAGGCATTACTAGTCCTTGGGAGTATAAGTTTCATCCTCAAACAGCTCATTAAACGCTCACTGAACGTGATAGAGGGCAAAGGGAATCCTGCAGACTTCGTCCTTCTAGTGGCAGTGGCTGGGGTGGTCCTTCTTGGGATTTTCTTCACTGCTCTATTCTTCTTCATGGATTCAGGAACCTGGACATCCTCCATGTTTTTCCACATGATGACAGCAGTGCTGGGACTGGGGGTCCTTATGCCTTGGCTTTACCATCTGATCCAAAGGAATCCCTTGCTCTGGCTGCTCCAGTTTCTGGTTCAGACACAGACAAGAGTTTACCTCCTTGTGTACTGGACCCTGTTGGCTGCCTCTGCGTGCATGGTGGTTCTTTACCAGAATTCCAAGAGATCATCTGAATCTAAAAAGCACCAAGCTTCAACCATAACCAGAAAATATTTCCACTTCATTGTGGTGGCTACTTACATCCCTGGGCTAATTTATGACCACCAGCTTCTCTACATTGCTGCAGTGCTGTGTCTCGTAGTCTTTGTCCTTTTAGAGTACATACGATACTTCAGGATCAAGCCATTTGGCCAAACACTCAGGCACTTGCTCACTCTCTTTTTGGATGAACGAGATAGTGGACCTCTGATCTTGACTCACATTTACCTACTTGTTGGGATGTCCCTTCCAGTGTGGTTGTTCCCCAGGCCTTGTGCTCCGAAAGGTACCCTGTCTGGGGCAGGAGCATTGGTTCCCTACTCCGGGGTACTGGCAGTAGGGGTGGGAGACACAATAGCCTCAATTTTTGGCAGTACAATAGGAGAAATCAAATGGCCTGGGACAAAGAAGACGTTTGAAGGGACAATGACTGCCATCTTTGCTCAGATCATTGCTGTGGCTCTTATTCTGATATTTGATGGCAGAGTGAATCTGAACACCAGCTATGCCTGGATTTTGGGGTCCATCAGCTTAGTTTCCCTTTTGGAAGCCTACACTACCCAAATAGACAATCTGCTCTTACCTCTCTACCTCCAGATACTGCTCATGGCTTAG
- the PHYHD1 gene encoding phytanoyl-CoA dioxygenase domain-containing protein 1 isoform X4, with translation MVLKGSQGAGELAGQGSGGVTAYLSHHSGSESAMAFVTEEQIQQFCEDGFLVLEEFFTTEECDAMREQIDKIIAKMDVPPHCRTEFSTDEEEQLQAQELGRKLGLEKPVVVQSMYIFKQPGIGGEVRPHQDATFLYTEPLAKVLGLWIALENATQENSCLWFIPGSHTNGITRRMVRAPPGTLPCTHFIGSEQTYQDSQFIPVPIHKGGLILIHGEVVHKSELNSSEWSRHVYTFHLMEAKDTTWSKENWLQPTPELPFPPLYN, from the exons ATGGTGTTGAAAGGATCACAGGGAGCGGGGGAGTtagctgggcagggctctggAGGAGTTACTGCGTACTTATCTCATCATTCTGGGTCTGAATCTGCCATGGCGTTTGTAACCGAAGAACAGATCCAACAG TTCTGTGAAGATGGTTTCCTCGTTTTGGAAGAGTTTTTCACCACAGAAGAATGTGATGCCATGAGGGAGCAAATAGACAAGATTATAGCCAAGATGGATGTGCCACCCCACTGCCGTACAGAGTTCTCCACCGATGAAGAGGAACAGCTCCAGGCACAG GAGTTGGGAAGAAAACTGGGCCTTGAGAAACCAGTAGTTGTCCAGAGCATGTATATCTTCAAG CAACCTGGCATTGGTGGTGAAG TGAGACCCCACCAGGATGCCACGTTTCTGTACACAGAGCCGCTGGCCAAGGTTCTGGGCCTCTGGATAGCTCTGGAGAATGCCACACAGGAGAACAGCTGTCTCTGGTTCATCCCTGGCTCTCACACCA ATGGCATCACACGTAGAATGGTCCGAGCCCCGCCGGGCACCTTACCATGCACACATTTCATCGGCTCTGAGCAGACTTATCAAGATAGCCAGTTTATTCCTGTGCCCATCCACAAAG GTGGCCTCATTCTTATCCATGGAGAAGTTGTCCACAAGAGTGAGTTGAACAGCTCAGAGTGGTCCCGCCATGTGTACACTTTCCATCTGATGGAGGCCAAAGACACCACCTGGAGCAAAGAGAACTG GCTTCAGCCAACTCCTGAACTGCCTTTTCCACCTCTCTACAACTGA
- the PHYHD1 gene encoding phytanoyl-CoA dioxygenase domain-containing protein 1 isoform X3, translating to MVLKGSQGAGELAGQGSGGVTAYLSHHSGSESAMAFVTEEQIQQFCEDGFLVLEEFFTTEECDAMREQIDKIIAKMDVPPHCRTEFSTDEEEQLQAQGSADYFLTSGDKIRFFFEKGVFDEKGDFLVPKEKSINKIGHALHAYDPIFKQITHSSKVQELGRKLGLEKPVVVQSMYIFKQPGIGGEVRPHQDATFLYTEPLAKVLGLWIALENATQENSCLWFIPGSHTSGLILIHGEVVHKSELNSSEWSRHVYTFHLMEAKDTTWSKENWLQPTPELPFPPLYN from the exons ATGGTGTTGAAAGGATCACAGGGAGCGGGGGAGTtagctgggcagggctctggAGGAGTTACTGCGTACTTATCTCATCATTCTGGGTCTGAATCTGCCATGGCGTTTGTAACCGAAGAACAGATCCAACAG TTCTGTGAAGATGGTTTCCTCGTTTTGGAAGAGTTTTTCACCACAGAAGAATGTGATGCCATGAGGGAGCAAATAGACAAGATTATAGCCAAGATGGATGTGCCACCCCACTGCCGTACAGAGTTCTCCACCGATGAAGAGGAACAGCTCCAGGCACAG GGCAGTGCAGATTATTTTCTAACCAGTGGAGACAAGATCAGATTCTTCTTTGAGAAAGGAGTTTTTGATGAAAAAG GTGACTTTCTTGTTCCAAAGGAGAAATCTATAAACAAGATTGGCCACG CTTTGCATGCTTACGATCCCATCTTCAAGCAAATCACTCACTCCTCCAAAGTGCAG GAGTTGGGAAGAAAACTGGGCCTTGAGAAACCAGTAGTTGTCCAGAGCATGTATATCTTCAAG CAACCTGGCATTGGTGGTGAAG TGAGACCCCACCAGGATGCCACGTTTCTGTACACAGAGCCGCTGGCCAAGGTTCTGGGCCTCTGGATAGCTCTGGAGAATGCCACACAGGAGAACAGCTGTCTCTGGTTCATCCCTGGCTCTCACACCA GTGGCCTCATTCTTATCCATGGAGAAGTTGTCCACAAGAGTGAGTTGAACAGCTCAGAGTGGTCCCGCCATGTGTACACTTTCCATCTGATGGAGGCCAAAGACACCACCTGGAGCAAAGAGAACTG GCTTCAGCCAACTCCTGAACTGCCTTTTCCACCTCTCTACAACTGA
- the PHYHD1 gene encoding phytanoyl-CoA dioxygenase domain-containing protein 1 isoform X2, translating into MVLKGSQGAGELAGQGSGGVTAYLSHHSGSESAMAFVTEEQIQQFCEDGFLVLEEFFTTEECDAMREQIDKIIAKMDVPPHCRTEFSTDEEEQLQAQSLKGPFWKGVLGFSLSDNFFPSALHAYDPIFKQITHSSKVQELGRKLGLEKPVVVQSMYIFKQPGIGGEVRPHQDATFLYTEPLAKVLGLWIALENATQENSCLWFIPGSHTNGITRRMVRAPPGTLPCTHFIGSEQTYQDSQFIPVPIHKGGLILIHGEVVHKSELNSSEWSRHVYTFHLMEAKDTTWSKENWLQPTPELPFPPLYN; encoded by the exons ATGGTGTTGAAAGGATCACAGGGAGCGGGGGAGTtagctgggcagggctctggAGGAGTTACTGCGTACTTATCTCATCATTCTGGGTCTGAATCTGCCATGGCGTTTGTAACCGAAGAACAGATCCAACAG TTCTGTGAAGATGGTTTCCTCGTTTTGGAAGAGTTTTTCACCACAGAAGAATGTGATGCCATGAGGGAGCAAATAGACAAGATTATAGCCAAGATGGATGTGCCACCCCACTGCCGTACAGAGTTCTCCACCGATGAAGAGGAACAGCTCCAGGCACAG AGTTTAAAGGGTCCCTTCTGGAAAGGAGTTCTAGGATTTTCACTAAGCGACAACTTCTTTCCCTCAGCTTTGCATGCTTACGATCCCATCTTCAAGCAAATCACTCACTCCTCCAAAGTGCAG GAGTTGGGAAGAAAACTGGGCCTTGAGAAACCAGTAGTTGTCCAGAGCATGTATATCTTCAAG CAACCTGGCATTGGTGGTGAAG TGAGACCCCACCAGGATGCCACGTTTCTGTACACAGAGCCGCTGGCCAAGGTTCTGGGCCTCTGGATAGCTCTGGAGAATGCCACACAGGAGAACAGCTGTCTCTGGTTCATCCCTGGCTCTCACACCA ATGGCATCACACGTAGAATGGTCCGAGCCCCGCCGGGCACCTTACCATGCACACATTTCATCGGCTCTGAGCAGACTTATCAAGATAGCCAGTTTATTCCTGTGCCCATCCACAAAG GTGGCCTCATTCTTATCCATGGAGAAGTTGTCCACAAGAGTGAGTTGAACAGCTCAGAGTGGTCCCGCCATGTGTACACTTTCCATCTGATGGAGGCCAAAGACACCACCTGGAGCAAAGAGAACTG GCTTCAGCCAACTCCTGAACTGCCTTTTCCACCTCTCTACAACTGA
- the PHYHD1 gene encoding phytanoyl-CoA dioxygenase domain-containing protein 1 isoform X5, producing MREQIDKIIAKMDVPPHCRTEFSTDEEEQLQAQGSADYFLTSGDKIRFFFEKGVFDEKGDFLVPKEKSINKIGHALHAYDPIFKQITHSSKVQELGRKLGLEKPVVVQSMYIFKQPGIGGEVRPHQDATFLYTEPLAKVLGLWIALENATQENSCLWFIPGSHTNGITRRMVRAPPGTLPCTHFIGSEQTYQDSQFIPVPIHKGGLILIHGEVVHKSELNSSEWSRHVYTFHLMEAKDTTWSKENWLQPTPELPFPPLYN from the exons ATGAGGGAGCAAATAGACAAGATTATAGCCAAGATGGATGTGCCACCCCACTGCCGTACAGAGTTCTCCACCGATGAAGAGGAACAGCTCCAGGCACAG GGCAGTGCAGATTATTTTCTAACCAGTGGAGACAAGATCAGATTCTTCTTTGAGAAAGGAGTTTTTGATGAAAAAG GTGACTTTCTTGTTCCAAAGGAGAAATCTATAAACAAGATTGGCCACG CTTTGCATGCTTACGATCCCATCTTCAAGCAAATCACTCACTCCTCCAAAGTGCAG GAGTTGGGAAGAAAACTGGGCCTTGAGAAACCAGTAGTTGTCCAGAGCATGTATATCTTCAAG CAACCTGGCATTGGTGGTGAAG TGAGACCCCACCAGGATGCCACGTTTCTGTACACAGAGCCGCTGGCCAAGGTTCTGGGCCTCTGGATAGCTCTGGAGAATGCCACACAGGAGAACAGCTGTCTCTGGTTCATCCCTGGCTCTCACACCA ATGGCATCACACGTAGAATGGTCCGAGCCCCGCCGGGCACCTTACCATGCACACATTTCATCGGCTCTGAGCAGACTTATCAAGATAGCCAGTTTATTCCTGTGCCCATCCACAAAG GTGGCCTCATTCTTATCCATGGAGAAGTTGTCCACAAGAGTGAGTTGAACAGCTCAGAGTGGTCCCGCCATGTGTACACTTTCCATCTGATGGAGGCCAAAGACACCACCTGGAGCAAAGAGAACTG GCTTCAGCCAACTCCTGAACTGCCTTTTCCACCTCTCTACAACTGA
- the PHYHD1 gene encoding phytanoyl-CoA dioxygenase domain-containing protein 1 isoform X1, with protein MVLKGSQGAGELAGQGSGGVTAYLSHHSGSESAMAFVTEEQIQQFCEDGFLVLEEFFTTEECDAMREQIDKIIAKMDVPPHCRTEFSTDEEEQLQAQGSADYFLTSGDKIRFFFEKGVFDEKGDFLVPKEKSINKIGHALHAYDPIFKQITHSSKVQELGRKLGLEKPVVVQSMYIFKQPGIGGEVRPHQDATFLYTEPLAKVLGLWIALENATQENSCLWFIPGSHTNGITRRMVRAPPGTLPCTHFIGSEQTYQDSQFIPVPIHKGGLILIHGEVVHKSELNSSEWSRHVYTFHLMEAKDTTWSKENWLQPTPELPFPPLYN; from the exons ATGGTGTTGAAAGGATCACAGGGAGCGGGGGAGTtagctgggcagggctctggAGGAGTTACTGCGTACTTATCTCATCATTCTGGGTCTGAATCTGCCATGGCGTTTGTAACCGAAGAACAGATCCAACAG TTCTGTGAAGATGGTTTCCTCGTTTTGGAAGAGTTTTTCACCACAGAAGAATGTGATGCCATGAGGGAGCAAATAGACAAGATTATAGCCAAGATGGATGTGCCACCCCACTGCCGTACAGAGTTCTCCACCGATGAAGAGGAACAGCTCCAGGCACAG GGCAGTGCAGATTATTTTCTAACCAGTGGAGACAAGATCAGATTCTTCTTTGAGAAAGGAGTTTTTGATGAAAAAG GTGACTTTCTTGTTCCAAAGGAGAAATCTATAAACAAGATTGGCCACG CTTTGCATGCTTACGATCCCATCTTCAAGCAAATCACTCACTCCTCCAAAGTGCAG GAGTTGGGAAGAAAACTGGGCCTTGAGAAACCAGTAGTTGTCCAGAGCATGTATATCTTCAAG CAACCTGGCATTGGTGGTGAAG TGAGACCCCACCAGGATGCCACGTTTCTGTACACAGAGCCGCTGGCCAAGGTTCTGGGCCTCTGGATAGCTCTGGAGAATGCCACACAGGAGAACAGCTGTCTCTGGTTCATCCCTGGCTCTCACACCA ATGGCATCACACGTAGAATGGTCCGAGCCCCGCCGGGCACCTTACCATGCACACATTTCATCGGCTCTGAGCAGACTTATCAAGATAGCCAGTTTATTCCTGTGCCCATCCACAAAG GTGGCCTCATTCTTATCCATGGAGAAGTTGTCCACAAGAGTGAGTTGAACAGCTCAGAGTGGTCCCGCCATGTGTACACTTTCCATCTGATGGAGGCCAAAGACACCACCTGGAGCAAAGAGAACTG GCTTCAGCCAACTCCTGAACTGCCTTTTCCACCTCTCTACAACTGA